Proteins co-encoded in one Deltaproteobacteria bacterium genomic window:
- a CDS encoding CarD family transcriptional regulator, producing MFKVGEKVVYPAHGVGEIEAVRSQVISGTEKKFYMLRILDTDMKIMVPVDNAVAVGLRKIIDKTTVSRVYRILREKKKAPVDQQTWNRRYREYTEKIKTGSVIEIAAVLRDLFLLKGDKELSFGERKVLDTARNLLVKELSIARSHTEEKIMEELSHIFTQ from the coding sequence ATGTTCAAGGTCGGAGAGAAGGTTGTCTATCCTGCACATGGAGTCGGTGAGATCGAAGCGGTTCGCAGTCAGGTGATATCCGGCACAGAGAAGAAGTTCTACATGCTGCGCATTCTCGATACGGATATGAAGATCATGGTTCCGGTGGACAACGCCGTTGCCGTGGGCCTGAGAAAGATCATCGACAAGACAACCGTATCACGCGTTTACCGCATCTTGCGTGAAAAGAAGAAGGCGCCCGTCGACCAGCAGACATGGAACCGCCGCTATCGCGAGTATACCGAGAAGATCAAGACCGGCTCGGTCATAGAGATTGCCGCCGTGCTCCGGGACCTGTTCCTGTTGAAGGGCGACAAGGAGCTTTCCTTCGGCGAAAGGAAAGTGCTGGACACCGCCAGAAACCTTCTGGTCAAGGAACTGTCCATCGCGCGGTCGCACACCGAGGAGAAGATCATGGAGGAGCTGAGCCACATCTTTACTCAATAA
- the tsaD gene encoding tRNA (adenosine(37)-N6)-threonylcarbamoyltransferase complex transferase subunit TsaD, with the protein MIVLGVETSCDDTAAAVLEDGRVVRANLVSSQDAVHAPYGGIVPEMASRQHIHAIQPMVDKALTEAGVEAADLDGLAVTCGPGLTGSLLVGLSFVKAWSFRSGIPYVGVNHLEAHVMSIFLEREVSFPYLALVASGGHTLLYLVRSFGDYEHLGGTLDDAAGEAYDKVAKMMGLGFPGGRVIDDLAKQGDPRAVAFPRARLRTPYDFSFSGLKTSVWHYLTRKRKDDWRDDMADIAASFQEAVVDMLIAPTLRAVEDTGIRRIVLGGGVSANSRLRGKMTEKAEEAGAELHYPSLRFCTDNGAMVALVGSHRLGEGDRDGPRLNADPALTL; encoded by the coding sequence GTGATCGTGCTGGGGGTTGAGACATCGTGTGACGACACGGCCGCGGCCGTGCTTGAAGACGGCAGGGTGGTGCGGGCCAATCTGGTTTCGTCCCAGGACGCGGTGCATGCACCCTATGGCGGCATCGTCCCGGAGATGGCGTCGCGGCAGCACATCCACGCCATCCAGCCCATGGTGGACAAGGCGCTGACCGAGGCCGGCGTTGAGGCCGCGGACCTCGACGGCCTCGCCGTCACCTGCGGCCCCGGGCTGACCGGTTCGCTGCTGGTGGGCCTGTCGTTCGTGAAGGCGTGGTCCTTCCGCTCGGGCATACCCTACGTCGGAGTCAACCATCTGGAAGCGCACGTGATGTCCATCTTCCTGGAGAGGGAGGTGAGCTTCCCGTATCTGGCGCTGGTGGCCTCCGGGGGGCACACGCTGCTCTACCTCGTGCGCTCGTTCGGCGACTACGAGCATCTGGGCGGCACCCTGGACGACGCCGCCGGAGAAGCGTACGACAAGGTGGCCAAGATGATGGGCCTGGGGTTCCCCGGCGGCCGCGTCATCGACGACCTCGCCAAGCAGGGCGACCCGCGCGCCGTGGCCTTTCCGCGGGCGCGCCTGCGCACCCCCTACGACTTCAGCTTTAGCGGCCTCAAGACCTCCGTGTGGCATTATCTGACGCGCAAGCGGAAGGACGACTGGCGCGACGATATGGCGGACATCGCGGCGAGCTTTCAGGAAGCCGTGGTCGACATGCTGATCGCGCCCACCCTGAGAGCGGTGGAGGACACCGGCATCCGCCGCATCGTGCTCGGCGGCGGCGTGTCCGCCAACAGCCGCCTGCGCGGCAAGATGACCGAGAAGGCCGAGGAGGCCGGCGCCGAGCTGCACTATCCGTCGCTGCGCTTTTGCACCGACAATGGCGCCATGGTGGCCCTGGTGGGGAGCCATCGGCTGGGGGAGGGCGATCGCGACGGCCCCCGGCTCAACGCGGACCCCGCCCTGACCCTCTGA
- a CDS encoding DUF1844 domain-containing protein, which yields MAEESETPRGFKVHDKRRFTDEGEAREQQEGRAEAADAGRPEAPAETPGEPPGQASAAQELPPIDFSTFIMSLSTQALMQLGEIGNPATGQVEKDVAVAKQTIDIIGMLSEKSKGNLDETEERLVQEILYNLRMRYVEAVRNA from the coding sequence ATGGCGGAGGAATCCGAAACGCCGAGAGGGTTCAAGGTTCACGACAAGCGCCGGTTTACCGACGAAGGCGAGGCGCGTGAACAGCAGGAAGGCCGCGCCGAGGCCGCGGACGCCGGCCGGCCGGAAGCGCCGGCGGAAACGCCGGGCGAGCCTCCAGGGCAAGCGTCCGCCGCGCAGGAGCTCCCGCCCATCGACTTTTCCACGTTCATCATGAGCCTGAGCACCCAGGCATTGATGCAGCTCGGCGAGATAGGCAACCCGGCGACGGGCCAGGTGGAGAAGGACGTGGCCGTGGCCAAGCAGACCATCGACATCATCGGGATGCTAAGCGAGAAGAGCAAGGGGAATCTCGACGAGACCGAGGAGCGGCTCGTGCAGGAGATTCTCTACAACCTCAGGATGCGCTACGTGGAGGCGGTGCGGAACGCATGA
- a CDS encoding PBP1A family penicillin-binding protein, whose product MKRGFKRFLIRFLKIVAALFVVLGLAGAGLGAWYVSHLSGVVKAKFEGRKWEFPSKIYADSKIIYPGMYLSMDEVRDKLRRLGYRISKARPRTKGEYRILGKNAVIEVYLHDFRYPLRDFRGFPVRISLKSGTIHRIQRLDDNEVLPSLELEPEVVTGFYDRVREQRRVVRLDEVPARVRKTVLAVEDERFYYHRGVDPVAVMRAFLANVRRGGVVQGGSTLTQQLMKNFFLGSERTLERKVKEALMALITEWLYTKDQILENYLNEIYLGQNGAQGIFGIWEAARFYFVKEPEQLTVGETALLAGLIRAPNRYSPYRSAGEATRRRNVVLAKLVSDGIITRRAYEHARQEVFEKREPVRLTNSAPYFTDYVKKELAEHYSEDTLTAEGLRIFTSLDLEIQQAAEKALSEGLARLEKDYRHLRKTAKQDDLEGALVVIKPQTGEIKAMVGGRDYGKSQFNRVAQAKRQPGSVFKPFVYLAALTHGSAQGSGSYDSTTYVEDTPFTWSYGEKEWAPQNYNRSYEGWVTLREAMEKSLNAATARIAQDVGIKKVREMAYRMGIQSRLPLLPSLSLGAVEVTPLEMAGAYSALANNGVRTHLLSIKNVLDRDAEVLEKRNIRVKRVLSPRVAFDMHNMLRGVVERGTAQRVRELGFTRPAAGKTGTTNDSRDAWFAGYTPDLLALVWVGFDRQSELGLSGSRAALPIWTDFMKHATSRLPVTDFITPPGTSARSVHPRTKAVPGPPRNALARAVAR is encoded by the coding sequence ATGAAACGCGGCTTCAAGCGATTCCTCATACGCTTTCTCAAGATCGTGGCGGCGCTGTTCGTCGTGCTGGGTCTGGCGGGGGCCGGGCTGGGCGCCTGGTACGTCTCGCATTTGAGCGGCGTGGTCAAGGCCAAGTTCGAGGGGCGCAAGTGGGAGTTCCCCTCCAAGATCTACGCCGACAGCAAGATCATCTATCCGGGCATGTACCTCTCCATGGACGAGGTGCGCGACAAGCTGCGCCGGCTGGGCTACCGAATCTCCAAGGCCCGGCCCCGGACCAAGGGCGAGTACCGGATCCTCGGCAAGAATGCCGTCATCGAGGTGTATCTGCACGACTTCCGCTACCCGCTGCGCGATTTCCGCGGCTTCCCCGTGCGCATTTCCCTCAAGTCCGGCACCATCCATCGCATTCAGCGGCTGGACGACAACGAGGTGTTGCCCTCTCTCGAGCTGGAGCCCGAGGTGGTGACCGGCTTCTACGACCGGGTGCGGGAACAGCGGCGGGTGGTGCGCCTGGACGAGGTGCCGGCGCGGGTGCGCAAGACGGTGCTGGCGGTGGAGGACGAGCGTTTCTACTACCACCGGGGCGTGGACCCGGTGGCGGTGATGCGCGCCTTCCTGGCCAACGTGCGCCGCGGCGGCGTGGTGCAGGGGGGCAGTACGCTGACGCAGCAGTTGATGAAGAACTTCTTCCTGGGCAGCGAGCGCACCCTGGAGCGCAAGGTGAAGGAAGCGCTGATGGCGCTCATCACCGAGTGGCTGTACACCAAGGACCAGATTCTGGAGAACTACCTCAACGAGATCTATCTCGGCCAGAACGGCGCCCAGGGCATCTTCGGAATATGGGAGGCGGCGCGGTTCTACTTCGTCAAGGAGCCGGAGCAGCTCACCGTCGGCGAGACCGCCCTGCTGGCCGGGCTGATCCGCGCGCCCAACCGCTACTCTCCCTACCGGAGCGCCGGGGAGGCCACGCGGCGGCGCAACGTGGTCCTGGCCAAGCTGGTGAGCGACGGCATCATCACGCGCCGGGCCTACGAGCACGCACGGCAGGAAGTCTTCGAAAAGCGCGAGCCCGTCCGGCTCACCAACAGCGCGCCTTACTTCACCGACTACGTCAAGAAGGAGCTGGCCGAACACTACAGCGAGGACACGTTGACCGCCGAGGGCCTGCGCATCTTCACGAGCCTCGACCTGGAGATTCAGCAGGCGGCGGAGAAGGCTCTGTCCGAGGGGCTCGCCAGGCTGGAGAAGGACTACCGCCATCTCCGGAAGACGGCCAAGCAGGACGATCTCGAAGGCGCCCTGGTGGTGATCAAGCCGCAGACCGGCGAGATCAAGGCCATGGTGGGCGGGCGCGACTACGGCAAGTCCCAGTTCAACCGGGTGGCCCAGGCCAAGCGGCAACCGGGCTCGGTGTTCAAGCCTTTCGTCTATCTGGCGGCACTGACCCACGGGTCCGCGCAGGGGTCGGGTTCCTATGACAGCACCACGTACGTCGAGGACACGCCGTTCACGTGGAGCTACGGCGAAAAGGAATGGGCACCGCAGAACTACAACCGCTCGTATGAGGGTTGGGTCACCCTGCGCGAGGCCATGGAGAAGTCCCTCAACGCCGCCACCGCGCGCATCGCCCAGGACGTGGGCATCAAGAAGGTGCGCGAGATGGCCTATCGGATGGGCATCCAGAGCCGTCTGCCGTTGCTGCCGTCGTTGTCGCTGGGCGCCGTGGAAGTGACGCCCCTGGAGATGGCCGGCGCCTACTCCGCGCTGGCGAACAACGGCGTGCGCACCCATCTCCTTTCCATCAAGAACGTGCTGGACCGTGATGCGGAAGTGCTGGAGAAGCGCAACATCCGGGTGAAGCGCGTCCTTTCCCCGCGGGTGGCCTTCGACATGCACAACATGCTCCGGGGGGTAGTGGAGCGGGGCACCGCCCAGCGCGTGCGCGAGCTGGGCTTCACCCGTCCGGCGGCGGGCAAGACCGGCACTACCAACGACTCGCGCGACGCGTGGTTCGCCGGATACACACCCGACCTGCTGGCGCTGGTCTGGGTCGGCTTCGACCGCCAGTCCGAGTTGGGCCTGTCCGGCTCGCGCGCGGCCCTGCCCATCTGGACGGACTTCATGAAGCACGCCACCAGCCGGTTGCCGGTCACGGACTTCATCACCCCTCCCGGAACGTCGGCCCGGAGCGTGCATCCGCGCACCAAAGCGGTTCCCGGCCCGCCCCGGAACGCGCTCGCGCGGGCGGTGGCCCGGTGA
- a CDS encoding tetratricopeptide repeat protein: MTTHWPHAAAWLSLAALLAGCGVPAASVPPSRVERPPAPRPGTGPSTAPAPAEPGSGTGLSTVPSPLPPAPPAARVPRPELPMYRGSSPRRVASVSRTERARELLRSGQYALALMELERSLSLDGSNPYAHYYLAVSHYRLRNFKASLDFLEVAEAVLASNRPWLAQTLVLRGDNLRALGRFKRALSAYRKALSLDPANPSAHRGLLWARQRSKAVSW, from the coding sequence ATGACCACGCACTGGCCGCACGCGGCCGCCTGGCTGTCGCTCGCCGCCCTGCTGGCGGGGTGCGGTGTCCCGGCGGCAAGCGTTCCGCCGAGCCGGGTGGAACGCCCGCCGGCGCCGCGGCCCGGGACCGGCCCTTCCACGGCGCCGGCGCCCGCGGAGCCCGGGTCGGGAACCGGCCTTTCCACGGTGCCGTCCCCATTGCCCCCGGCACCGCCCGCCGCACGCGTCCCGCGGCCCGAGTTGCCGATGTACCGGGGCTCGTCGCCCCGGCGCGTGGCTTCCGTGAGCCGCACGGAACGCGCCCGTGAGCTGCTCCGGTCCGGTCAATACGCGCTGGCCTTGATGGAGTTGGAGAGGAGCCTGTCCCTGGACGGCTCCAACCCGTACGCGCACTACTACCTCGCGGTGAGCCACTACCGGTTGCGCAATTTCAAGGCCTCGCTGGACTTCCTGGAGGTGGCCGAGGCGGTTCTGGCGTCCAACCGTCCCTGGCTCGCGCAGACCCTGGTCCTGCGCGGCGACAACCTGCGGGCCTTGGGACGTTTCAAGCGCGCTCTCTCCGCCTACCGCAAGGCGCTGTCCCTCGACCCCGCCAACCCGTCGGCGCATCGCGGGCTTCTGTGGGCGCGGCAGCGCTCCAAGGCCGTGTCGTGGTAG
- a CDS encoding DegQ family serine endoprotease: MTPVTRTRRRARPLACLAAALLLTGAGHASARLNLPDFVTLSKEVRPMVVHISASASATSSSGPFREGDPFADFWRRFFGERFPQNPTPGPSRSVGSGFIVDATGYILTNDHVVEEGQDITVKLADGSEHRARVAGRDPKTDIALVKIDTERNLPVARLGDSASLEVGEWVLAIGNPFGLEHTVTSGIVSAKGRRIGAGPYDNFIQTDASINPGNSGGPLVNLRGEVVGVNTAIFSRGGGNIGIGFAIPINLVKQLLFQLRDEGKVTRGWLGVVIQDVNAEMAEALGMDEARGALVTNVSQGSPAEAGGMQVGDVIVTFDGSPVTASGELPLIVARTPVGKTVDVVIQRDGRPASLRVTVAKLGDDEVAAALEDDNDLGLTVRDAQAPSRRGSPNRRGVVVTAVESGGPADTAGIQAGDVILEIDRKRIDSVQDFRRVVGGLDKGTGILFLVRREDTTLFLALRLPR, from the coding sequence ATGACGCCTGTTACGCGAACACGCCGGCGCGCGCGGCCTCTGGCCTGTCTGGCGGCCGCCCTGCTGCTGACCGGAGCCGGGCATGCGTCCGCCAGGCTCAACCTGCCGGATTTCGTCACGCTGTCGAAAGAGGTGCGGCCGATGGTGGTGCACATCTCCGCGTCGGCGTCGGCCACGTCGAGTTCCGGTCCCTTTCGGGAAGGCGATCCCTTCGCCGACTTCTGGCGGCGCTTCTTCGGCGAGCGCTTCCCGCAGAACCCGACGCCGGGCCCGTCCCGGAGCGTGGGCTCCGGTTTCATCGTCGATGCCACGGGCTACATCCTCACCAACGACCACGTGGTCGAGGAGGGCCAGGACATCACCGTGAAGCTGGCGGACGGGTCGGAGCATCGGGCGCGCGTTGCCGGGCGCGATCCCAAGACCGATATCGCGCTGGTCAAGATCGACACCGAACGCAACCTGCCCGTGGCCCGACTGGGGGATTCGGCGTCCCTGGAGGTGGGCGAGTGGGTGCTGGCCATCGGTAATCCGTTCGGCCTCGAGCATACGGTGACTTCGGGTATCGTAAGCGCCAAGGGGCGGCGCATCGGCGCGGGCCCGTACGACAATTTCATCCAGACCGACGCCTCCATCAACCCGGGCAATTCGGGCGGTCCGCTCGTCAACCTGCGCGGCGAGGTGGTGGGGGTCAACACCGCGATCTTCAGTCGTGGCGGGGGCAACATCGGAATCGGCTTTGCGATACCCATCAACCTCGTGAAGCAACTGCTGTTCCAGCTCCGGGATGAAGGCAAGGTGACCCGCGGCTGGCTGGGGGTCGTCATCCAGGACGTCAACGCCGAGATGGCCGAGGCGCTGGGCATGGACGAGGCCCGGGGAGCCCTGGTCACCAACGTGTCGCAGGGGAGCCCGGCCGAGGCCGGCGGAATGCAGGTGGGTGACGTCATCGTGACCTTCGACGGCTCCCCGGTGACCGCTTCCGGCGAGCTTCCGCTGATCGTCGCCCGCACGCCGGTGGGGAAGACCGTGGACGTCGTGATCCAGCGCGACGGCCGTCCGGCGTCGTTGCGCGTGACGGTGGCGAAGCTGGGCGACGACGAAGTCGCCGCGGCGTTGGAGGACGACAACGATCTGGGCCTCACCGTGAGAGACGCGCAGGCGCCGTCAAGGCGCGGCTCACCGAACCGCCGGGGGGTCGTGGTGACCGCGGTGGAGTCGGGCGGTCCGGCGGATACGGCGGGCATTCAAGCGGGCGACGTCATCCTGGAGATCGATCGCAAGCGCATCGACAGCGTGCAGGACTTCAGGCGGGTGGTCGGCGGTCTGGACAAGGGGACCGGGATTCTGTTTCTGGTGCGGCGCGAGGATACAACGCTGTTCCTGGCGTTGCGGCTTCCTCGCTGA
- the ispD gene encoding 2-C-methyl-D-erythritol 4-phosphate cytidylyltransferase: MEVNAIILAAGRGTRVGGREPKVLLSVAGRPLILHTLERFRRAREVKKAVLVVPPEAVGDYEAMLAPAPEASLEITLHRGGARRQDSVRAGLAALDPDCDAVVVHDGARPFAAPELIDRCAREACAGRSVTVAVPARNTIKRVLRGQVRETLQRQSLWEVQTPQAFPLRLLLDAYAKAERDGVEATDDAMLVERLGVPVGVVEGSTTNLKVTYPEDLLYAEALVSNGVV, from the coding sequence ATGGAGGTCAACGCCATCATCCTGGCCGCGGGCCGCGGGACCCGCGTGGGAGGCCGCGAGCCGAAGGTTCTGCTGTCGGTGGCGGGGCGGCCGCTCATTCTCCATACCCTTGAGCGTTTCCGCCGCGCCCGCGAGGTGAAGAAGGCCGTTCTCGTGGTGCCGCCGGAAGCGGTCGGCGACTACGAGGCGATGCTGGCGCCGGCGCCGGAGGCCTCCCTGGAGATCACGCTGCACCGCGGAGGGGCGCGCAGGCAGGACTCGGTGCGCGCCGGGCTCGCGGCACTGGACCCCGACTGCGACGCCGTGGTGGTTCACGACGGCGCGCGCCCCTTCGCCGCGCCCGAGCTCATCGACCGTTGCGCGCGGGAGGCGTGCGCGGGCCGTTCGGTCACGGTCGCGGTGCCGGCGCGCAATACCATCAAGAGGGTGCTGCGCGGACAGGTCCGGGAGACACTTCAGCGGCAGAGCCTGTGGGAGGTCCAGACTCCGCAGGCGTTCCCCTTGCGCCTGCTCCTCGACGCCTATGCAAAGGCGGAGCGCGACGGGGTGGAAGCGACCGACGACGCCATGCTGGTGGAACGCCTGGGCGTTCCGGTCGGCGTCGTCGAGGGCAGCACCACGAACCTCAAGGTCACCTATCCCGAGGATCTCCTCTACGCCGAGGCGCTGGTGTCCAACGGCGTTGTATGA
- the cysK gene encoding cysteine synthase A, with the protein MATPPRCARSILDLIGATPVVRLTRLPGEDGAEVWGKLESLNPGGSVKDRICRAMIEDAERKGLLEPGGTIVEPTSGNTGIGLALAAAVKGYRLVLTMPDTMSEERRSLLAAYGARLILTPDTRGMGGAIRRAEELANEHPDFFMPQQFTNPANPEAHRRTTAPELLSQLGHMDAFVCGVGTGGTITGVGEVLRQEFPSIRIYAVEPAASPVLSGGEPGFHKIQGIGAGFIPPILNTAIYDEIITVSDEDAAATMHRLAVDEGLFVGVSSGANCFAAMKVARTMGKGSRVVTMLCDSGERYLSTQD; encoded by the coding sequence ATGGCGACCCCTCCCCGATGCGCAAGATCCATCCTCGACCTCATCGGCGCCACCCCCGTGGTGCGTCTCACGAGGCTCCCCGGGGAGGACGGCGCGGAAGTCTGGGGCAAGCTGGAGTCCCTCAACCCCGGCGGTTCGGTGAAAGACCGCATCTGCCGCGCCATGATCGAGGACGCCGAGCGCAAGGGCTTGCTGGAGCCCGGCGGCACCATCGTCGAGCCCACCAGCGGCAACACCGGCATCGGTCTGGCGCTGGCGGCGGCGGTCAAGGGATACCGCCTGGTCCTCACCATGCCCGACACCATGAGCGAGGAGCGCCGCAGCCTGCTGGCCGCCTACGGCGCGCGCCTGATCCTCACGCCCGACACCAGGGGGATGGGCGGAGCCATTCGCCGGGCCGAAGAACTGGCCAACGAGCATCCCGACTTCTTCATGCCGCAACAGTTCACCAATCCCGCCAACCCGGAGGCCCACAGAAGGACGACCGCGCCGGAGCTTCTGAGCCAGCTCGGACACATGGACGCGTTCGTCTGCGGGGTGGGCACCGGCGGCACCATCACCGGCGTGGGCGAAGTCCTGCGGCAAGAGTTTCCTTCCATTCGCATCTACGCCGTCGAGCCGGCCGCCTCCCCGGTGCTGTCCGGCGGAGAGCCCGGATTCCACAAGATCCAGGGCATCGGCGCGGGCTTCATACCGCCCATCCTCAACACCGCCATCTACGACGAGATCATCACCGTCAGCGACGAGGACGCGGCCGCCACCATGCACCGGCTCGCGGTGGACGAGGGTCTCTTCGTGGGTGTCTCGTCCGGCGCCAACTGCTTCGCCGCCATGAAGGTCGCCCGGACCATGGGCAAGGGCAGCCGGGTCGTCACCATGCTGTGCGACAGCGGTGAGCGTTATCTGAGCACGCAGGACTGA
- a CDS encoding YfhL family 4Fe-4S dicluster ferredoxin, translating to MATMITSDCINCGACEPECPNEAITQNDEIYVIDPVLCTECVGFHDYEACAAVCPVDCCVTDPNNVESETVLIDRARELHTDVDFGEEFESRFRTGEGAGEAAAPAAAPAAPADAANGTTAPAAAPVPAAAPAAAPAPAPVPVVAAPAPVEEPEEEPEPPRAPKVFPGQLPMGFDELVQRIQTSESSVLRIAVMLLQPLLGALPPESRDDVAELAGWPYFIGSAATALNMMLNLLLYPVVFIVIGVSVEGLGLAFGKGVNMYILVGFLVALGEVLYRLRHSVFSAVPVEEVTVGGALYGVPLALALRPVLSRKGKLLRRIPVPVEGFYDARFVEKLERERRYGHAYTVQDLGKAYHLRLEFPTQVPRLGIAIPSKLPRRMPDYDYDLLLKEGQLIVRGRLLDDRVRNISSSIGAFPPEFTTVIPLQDRVYGFAHQLGSKVLDVLLLKESAARLGWVS from the coding sequence ATGGCGACGATGATAACCAGCGACTGCATCAACTGCGGTGCTTGCGAGCCGGAGTGTCCCAACGAAGCCATCACCCAGAACGATGAGATCTACGTCATCGACCCGGTGCTGTGCACCGAATGCGTCGGGTTCCACGACTACGAGGCATGCGCCGCGGTCTGTCCCGTGGACTGCTGCGTGACCGACCCCAACAACGTCGAGTCGGAGACCGTGCTGATCGACCGGGCGCGGGAGCTGCACACGGACGTGGATTTCGGTGAAGAGTTCGAATCCCGCTTCCGCACCGGGGAGGGGGCAGGCGAGGCGGCTGCCCCGGCCGCCGCCCCGGCCGCGCCCGCCGACGCGGCCAACGGCACCACGGCCCCGGCCGCCGCCCCCGTGCCGGCCGCCGCGCCCGCCGCGGCTCCGGCTCCCGCGCCCGTACCCGTGGTCGCGGCGCCGGCTCCCGTCGAAGAGCCCGAAGAGGAACCGGAGCCGCCGCGTGCTCCAAAGGTTTTCCCGGGCCAGTTGCCCATGGGCTTCGACGAGCTGGTGCAGCGCATCCAGACCAGCGAGTCGAGCGTGCTGCGCATCGCGGTGATGCTGTTGCAGCCGCTTCTCGGCGCCTTGCCGCCGGAGTCGCGCGACGATGTGGCGGAGCTGGCCGGGTGGCCCTACTTCATCGGCTCCGCCGCCACGGCTCTCAACATGATGCTGAACCTGCTCCTCTACCCGGTGGTGTTCATCGTCATCGGCGTCTCGGTGGAGGGGCTCGGGCTGGCGTTTGGCAAGGGCGTCAACATGTACATCCTGGTGGGTTTCCTGGTGGCGCTGGGGGAAGTGCTCTATCGCCTGCGTCACAGTGTCTTCAGCGCGGTGCCGGTGGAGGAGGTGACGGTAGGCGGGGCGCTTTACGGCGTACCGCTGGCATTGGCGTTGCGGCCGGTCCTGTCACGCAAGGGCAAGCTCCTGCGCCGGATACCGGTCCCCGTCGAGGGCTTCTACGATGCACGGTTCGTGGAGAAGCTGGAACGTGAGCGCCGTTACGGCCACGCCTACACCGTGCAGGATCTGGGCAAGGCCTATCACCTGCGGCTGGAGTTTCCCACGCAGGTACCGCGCCTCGGCATCGCCATTCCGTCCAAGTTGCCCCGGCGCATGCCCGACTACGACTACGACCTGCTGCTCAAGGAAGGCCAACTGATCGTCAGAGGCCGCCTGCTGGACGACCGGGTGCGCAATATCTCGTCTAGTATCGGCGCCTTCCCCCCGGAGTTCACCACCGTCATTCCGCTTCAGGACCGTGTCTACGGCTTCGCTCACCAGCTTGGGAGCAAGGTCCTGGACGTCCTCCTCCTCAAGGAAAGCGCGGCGAGACTGGGCTGGGTCAGCTAG
- the rimI gene encoding ribosomal protein S18-alanine N-acetyltransferase, producing MADIDAVMVIERASFASPWSRQFFLQELQAANSRSVLCYSDGEPIGYVIYWELVDELDIHNVAVHPGHRRRGVGRAMLEGLIGSAAERGFRRMTLEVRKSNDAAQALYRSLGFEFCGLRRGYYSDNGEDAWLMERRLHA from the coding sequence GTGGCGGATATCGACGCCGTCATGGTCATCGAGCGCGCATCGTTCGCCAGTCCGTGGAGCCGGCAGTTCTTCCTCCAGGAGTTGCAGGCGGCGAATTCGCGGTCCGTCCTGTGCTACTCCGACGGCGAGCCCATCGGTTACGTCATCTACTGGGAGCTTGTCGATGAGCTGGACATCCACAACGTCGCCGTGCATCCGGGACACCGCCGCCGCGGTGTCGGGCGGGCCATGCTCGAAGGCCTTATCGGCAGCGCCGCGGAGCGCGGGTTCCGGCGCATGACACTGGAAGTCCGGAAGTCGAACGACGCGGCTCAAGCGCTTTACCGTTCGCTCGGATTCGAGTTCTGCGGCCTGCGGCGCGGGTATTACTCGGACAACGGCGAGGATGCCTGGCTGATGGAGCGAAGGCTCCACGCTTAG